A stretch of DNA from Aurantiacibacter atlanticus:
CAGCAGCGCGCTGCCAATCTTGATAACAAGGCGTTCGCAAACGTCGGGATCGCGGAAGTCTAAAAGCTTTTGTATAGGCATAGATTGGAGCCGTTAATGGATTGACGCGGCCACGGCCAGTGCCAGCATTTCTTAAGCGCCATTTCAATCAAATTGGTGACCAGGGCCGATCTTCAGCATCACCTGTATCGGCCGGTCCGTTCTCGATATCATCAAGATCAGCGCCGGGCTGTTCTGTCATCGTGCGGTGGGGGAGATAGCCGAGCACCGCATCCAGCAGCGCCTCTATCCCTTCACCGGTTGCACCGGAAATCGGATAAACCTCGTCTGCGCCCGCCTTTTTCAGCTCTTCACCGAAAGCCTGGGCCAATTCGGCATCGGCAAGGTCAACCTTGTTCAAAGCAACAAGGCGCGGCTTTTCTTCGAGTGCAGCGCCATAAGCTTCCAGCTCTGCATCGACCACGCGCATGGCTTCGGTCGGATCCTCGCCGTTAATGTCAATCAGGTGCACCAGCACGCGACACCGCTCTATATGGCCAAGAAAACGATCGCCAATGCCTGCGCCGTCTGCTGCGCCTTCAATCAGGCCGGGAATGTCAGCCAGCACGAATTCGCGGCCCTTGTGATTAACCACACCAAGCTTGGGAATGAGCGTGGTGAAGGCATAGGCACCCACTTTCGCGCGGGTATTGGTCACCGCATTGATAAAGGTGGATTTGCCGGCATTGGGCAAGCCGACAAGGCCCGCATCGGCAAGCAGTTTCAACCGGAGCCAAACCCATAATTCCTCGCCCGCAATGCCCGGCTGATGCTGGCGTGGAGCGCGGTTTGTAGATGATTTGTAGGAAGCATTGCCGCGCCCGCCCATGCCGCCTTCCAGCAGCACTATACGCTGGCCGACCTGAGTGAAATCGGCGATTATTTCTTCCTTGTCCTCGCTCAGGACCTGTGTGCCCACAGGCACTTCGATAATCAGATCGTCTGCGCCCGCACCGTAACGGTCCTTGCCCATGCCGTGGCCGCCACGCTTGGCCTTGAAATGCTGGGTATAGCGAAAATCGATGAGCGTATTGAGGCCGGGCACGGCCACCATCACGATGTCACCGCCCTTGCCGCCATTGCCGCCATCGGGGCCGCCATATTCAATATATTTCTCGCGCCGGAAACTGACCGCCCCCGGTCCGCCGCCGCCCGATTTGAGATAGATTTTTGCCTGGTCAAGAAAATGCATGTGTATCTGGCCTCAAGCGCCGTGGGGCAATTGCCGCCCCAGTCTGTCCTTGCCGCAGACTGCGGCGGTTGTGCGGGCGCGCGTCGCGCTGGCGGGCCGAAAGGACCCGTTTGCGCGCATGAGCCCTGCTGTTAGCCACAAGATCGTGTCGCCACAAGCGCGCTGCAAGCCCGAAGGGGAGGAAGAACACTGGTGGAGCCGAGCGGAATCGAACCGCTGACCTCGTCATTGCGAACGACGCGCTCTCCCAACTGAGCTACGGCCCCGTTCCAGTATCGCCCGCGCAACACGGCTACATGCCATGCGACAACGAAGCGCCTAATAACGGTCAATCATCGCATTTGAAAGCGGCAATTGGCACCCAACCATTGCAGGATTGCTATTCAGACGGGGTCGATCTGATGCTGTCGTCAGGGAAAGGCTGGACGACCGGGGTGCTGGAATTCGTCTCATCCACGGGGATGACAGGGACGCCCACGCCGGTATCAGTATCGGGAACTCTCACCGGATCACTCGGCATCTGGCCCACACCTATGACCCCGGCGTCCTGCTGCTGCGGCAAAGAGCCATAGATCGCCACCCAACCCGGCTGCGAGCGGCCAAATCGGCTGCCCCAGCGCGCATCCCACTCTGCCGATGCAAGCTGGTAAGCTTCATACCGCTCATAAAAGCGATCAAAGGCTATTTCATAGCGTTGCAAGCCGCTGATTGCGAAGGTGGGGAAATTGTCCGGACGCGCGGTGAGATATTCATTGGAAATCGCCAGCGCCGTATTGCAGAAATCCCCGCGCACGGGTGGCGAGGTAAAATAGTTGTAGAGTTCCGTCGAATGCGTCTCACGCGTGCGGATAGCCTGCCGGCGGTCCCCGCCAGCTTGCTGCCGATACCGCGCGTCCAACCGGGTATTCACTCCGGCAAGCAGGCTCGATTCCTGCTGTAACATCTGCGCATAGGCATCAAGGATGGGCTGGTGCACATCGCGGGTGCAGTTAAGTGCAGCAACGTTCCAGCCGGAACGGAAATGCCAAGTCGCCTCATCCTCGCTGAGGAATGAATTGATCGTTGTACGATTGCCGGCCGCATCCTTGACAGGAATGTCCATCTGATACGCAGCCTGCGGGGGCGGAACGGGGCGGTAGGGCACAGCCTCGGCCACCGGAGGTGGAGGCGGGGGTGGCGGCGGAGGCGGAGGAGGTGTCGCGCAAGCAGAAAGCAGCATCGCCGCGGCACCGGCCGCGACAGTGCGCTTGGCAATCTTGGTGATGGTAATCGGCGACCGATTGGGCTTGTGGCGGTTCATATCTGGCTTGGGTCCTCTCAATGGAGCGATCTGACACGCCCCTGCCTTAAGCGGTCCTGACTACAGCGGTGATTCAACAAAGAAAATGCCCGGAATGCACATATGCACTCCGGGCACGTTCAAACGAATCCTGCGTGCGACCAAGCGGGCCGCAAGGCGCAGACCTATTCGCGTGCGGCACCCATAAAGCGCAGCAGGAACAGGAACATATTGATGAAATCGAGATAAAGGCTGAGCGCGCCCATCACCACCATCTTGCCCATCGGAAAAGCGGCAGCCATCGTGGGATTGGTCATCTTCATCTGCTGGATCATCATGTATTCCTTTTTCAGGCGCTGCGTATCGTAGGCAGTGAGACCTGCGAAAACGAGCACACCGATGAAGCTAACCGCCCACATCAGCGCTTCTGACTGAAGGAACATGTTGATGACGCTGGCAATGATCAAACCGATCACGCCCATGATGAGGAAGCTGCCCCAGCCCGAAAGATCCTTCTGCGTGGTGTAGCCAAACAGGCTTAGACCAGCAAATGCGCCTGACGTGGCGAAGAACGTCGCCGCGATAGAGCCGCCCGTATAAACGAGGAAGATCGTCGAGAGCGAAAGTCCCATGAGAACCGCAAAGCCCCAGAACAGGCCCTGCAATGTCGTGGTTGAGAACTTGTCCCGCCCGAAGCTCATCGCAAAGACGATAGCGAGCGGCGACAGTGCCACCAGCCACATCATCGGCCCCTGCGCGAACTGGATCGCCAGGCCCGAGCGCGCTGTCAGCAGCGCAACGATACCTGTCAGCAAGATGCCCGATGCCATGTAATTGTAGATCGAAAGCATGTGCTTGCGCAGGCCCGCGTCGAAGGTCGTACGGCCAGCGACATCACCCGTCTGGCTCGGCGACACACCGAGGCCGCTCTGGCTCGTACGGTTGTCGTTCCAATTTGCCATGTTTTCACAAACTCCTTTGCCCGGTCTCCACGAATGGACCGGAATGATCACAATATCGGCATAAAGTGAACGTTTTTCAAGGGAAACCGCGCGTAATCCACGTTGTCTGCGGTTAACCTTCAAAAGCGCCTAATCGCGCGCTTCCTTTGCCATTTCGGCACTGCGATCTCGCGCTGCTCGCAAGGTTTTGGTCATAAGTTGCGTCAATGCCTCGTCTTCGTCGAGCACATCCATGCCCTTGCGCGTCACACCGCCGGGGCTGGCGACCATATCGGCAAGACGGCCCGGCGTATGCTCTGAGCGCGCTGCCAAGGTGGCCGCGCCTTCGGTCATGGCAACCGCCAGTTCGCGCGCCTGATCTTCGGAAAGGCCGAGCCGCACAGCAGCCGCACCCAGCGCGTCGATGAAGCGATAGACGAAAGCCGGCCCGCTGCCCGCAAGTGCGGTGACTAGGTCGAAACGGTCTTCCCCCACCCAAGCGGGCGTGCCGAGATGTTCGATAAAGGCATACAGCGCATCGCGGCCGGCTTCGTCCAGCCCGCTTTCGGCCAATGCCACGGGCGATTTGCCGAGCGCGCAGGCCAGATTGGGCATGACCCGTACAACAGCGCGCGCTTGCGAGAACCGTTCGCGCAAAGTGTCCAGCTGGACCCCGGCCAGAACCGATAGAACGACCGTATCCGCTCCTGCAACACCTTGGAGAATCGGCGCAATGTCACCAAGCATATAGGGCTTGAACCCCAGCAGCACGGCATCGAAATGCCGGCCTTCGGGAACTTCGCGCAACAGTTCCACATCGCCCGGCACGCTTTCGCGCGTGGGAGTTACAACGGTGAAACGGGCTTTCGGCAAGCCGGCGGCGAGCCAGCCTTCAAGCATGGCACCTGCCATATTGCCGCAGCCGACGATCAATATCGATTCGTAAGTCATCGGCGCGTGCTTACGCTTCTCCCACCGCATCGACCAGCGCAGCGTCGAGCGCCTCACGCGGGCCCTTGTCGCCCCACAGCAAGAACTGGAAGGCAGGATAGAACCGGTCACATTCCGACACGGCGGATTCTATAGCAAGCTGCGCCATATCGATGCTCAACATTCCGTCATCTCCCAGCATCAGGCCGTGACGGTAAAGCAGCATGCCGCCCTGCGTCCAGATATCGAAATGCCCCAGCCAAAGCTGTTCATTGATCATCGCCAGCAATTCATAAGCAGTAGTCCGCTTGTCATCACCGACGCGCACTTCGGGTAGGCACAGCAATTGCAGGACATGATCCTCCCGGCGCCAGATGGCGCGAAGTTGATATGTTGTCCAACTTCCTGGGATTTCGACAGAAACTTCGTCCTCGGACACATGTTGGTAGGCCCAGCCGCGCGCTTCAAACAGCGCGGCGAGCATTTCTACAGGAGCCGCATCATCGGCTTGTTCAAGCATGGCGCGATCGGTGTTCATCGAGTGCTGCAATCTGAAAATGTCATGGCATGCTTAATGCGATGGCAGCCATGTTTCGTGCAATCGGCCGGGCCGAAACGGTCGGGCAAAACTCATCTCGCCTGTTTACAAGATGTGCACAAAACCTTCTCTGCCGAGGGTGAGCCCCATTGGCCCGCGCCGCGCGGGATCAGTCGATTTCACGCACTTCCTCGCCAGCAGAACTGGTAAAACGAAAGGCGCTGACGCCCTTTTCGGCCAGTTGCGTGACGAAATCCTGTGCCGCGCTCTGCGAATCGAAGGGGCCTGTGACAAGCCGGTTCGTCTGGTTCCACGGCGCGGTATAGGCTTCGCGATCATCCAGCAATCCTTCTGCATTGCGCACGATCCGCCTCCAATCGAAACGGAAAGCCGAAATATCCTGTCCCGTAGCAATTTGCACCCAATGGCGGCTTGGATGCGCGGGTGGAGGTGGCGGTGGAGCGGGCACCGGCTCCGGCCGCGCTGGCTCTATCGTGGTAACGTCCACCGCGCCCGCCGATGCAGCGACAGGCAATCCATCGCCCGGCAACACGAAATCCGCAAATTCCTGCGCGAGCGTGATTTGCTGGACAATTGGTGAAGCTTGGGTTGGTGCAGGTTGAGCCGATGCGGGTTCAGTCGCAGCCGTTGTGGTCAGGGTAGGTTGGGCCGCCTGCTGCGGTGGAGGTGTTGAAGCAACCTGCTGGACAACTTGCTTCGCAACAGCTTGTTGCACGGGTTCAGGCTCTGCCACCGAAAAGGACGGGCGCGCCTCTGGCTCAGGCGATACATTTGCAGGGGTCTGCGCCGGTGGTAATTCGCCCGTGCTTGCCTGCGCCAAGCTGTCCGTGCGACCAAGCGGAGGCCCGCGCGGCGTCAACCTGTCGCTCGCAGCAGCAGATGATGCGCCCCTTCGTGCGGCAGAACCTGAAACGGGCTGCACCGCGTCAGCTGCGTCCGCCTGCGCCAATGCGGTAATTTCCGCACTGTCCTGTCCGATCTGCGATGCGGCTGGAAAGCGACCAAGATTTGCAGCTGCCGCCTGCTGCGCAGAAGTCAGCCGCGGCATATAGCGCAGATAGGGTGCCAGCCGTCCTGAAATGCGGGCTGGCAACATTGTTTCAGCGATGGCGACAGCTTCTTCTTCGCGCCCCAATATAGCGAGCGCAAAGGCACGGCTGCGATAAGCGCTGCGGTCCTGTCGCTGCAATAATGGCAGCAGGGTCGTTTCTGATGCTGCTGCGTCGCCCGATATGGCGTAGGAAAGCGCGAGCCGCTGTGTCACTGCGTCATCGGCTTCGCGTGCAAGCGCCTGTCGATACAATCGCTGGGCGCGGGCATTATCGCCGACAAGATCATAGGCCAGTGCGCGATCCGCAGTGACCGCGCTAAGCGAAGCGCCAGCCGCATCGGCATTGTCGAACAGCTGGACCGCTGCAACGCCCTCGCCCCGCAGTACCGCCACCCGTGCCAGTGCGGCAAGCATCCGGCCATCTTCGGGATCTCTATTCTGTGCCCGGCGGAGGAATGCCAGCGCCGCGTCCACGTCGCCAAGTTCAAGCGATGCAATCCCCGCATCGACCAGCGCTCGAAGATTATCCGGATTTCGCGACAAGCGGCGCAAGGCACCGCTCAAATCTTCCGACGCAGGATTAGGGAGTTGCTGTACAACTTCCTGTGCTGAAACAGGCATATGATGGAAAGGCACCACCAGCGCCGCCAATGCGACAGCGGCAAATGGAGCAGAAGCGATACGGACAGGAAGGCGCGACCAGTTCATTGATCGCGCCCTATACCTGCCTGGCTGAACCGGGCGAGAATGAATGCGTTGCCCGGTGCGAATTACTGGTTGTTCTGACGTCCGAGGAAGCGTGGCATACGCATTGCACCACCATCATCATCGTCGTCATCATCCTCGTCGCTATCACCATCACTACCTTTGCCCTGGCGGGAAAGGTTGGCCATGCGTTCAAACAGTGTGCTGCCCGAAGAGGGCGCCGCAGCGGGGGCAGGCGCAGCCTCTGCTGAGCCGGCAGCCTCGCCAGCATCACCATCACCATCACCATCACCCTCGTCACGGGAACTGGCCGCACCAAGCATGCGAGCACGCCTGCCACCAGTACCCGGCTCCACAATATCTTCCGGCTCTTCAACACGACTTGCGTCGAGCAAAAGTTCATCATTGCCATCATCCGGGTCAATCTCGGTTTGCTCTCCGGCCCCCGACGTGGATTCATCATTGGCTTCGGCATCGGCAGTGAGATTGAAAGTTCCGTCCGAACTGTCTTCTGCATTGCCGGGCGCATAGCCATCATCGGACTGACGGCCAAAACCGCTGTCATCACTTGCCTCGGTCAGCGAATCCTCATGCTGATTGCCTTCACCGCCGGAAAAGTCGGGCTCGCCTTCATCCCCGACCTCTTCCATCGTGCCCAGATCGAGCGAATCATCGTCGGCATCGTCATTCGACAAATCGTCTTCTGCGGGAATGGGAATGGCCGGCCGCGAGGGGCCGCGCGCAGACGACAGGTCCAGCGGACGCGACGTTTCGCTGGGATATTCAGCCGATTGGTCAATCCCTGTCGCCACGACAGAAACGCGGATTTTGCCGTCCAGATCTGGATTGAAGGCGCTGCCCCAGATGATGTTGGCTTCGGGGTCAACCAGTTCGCGAATGTGATTGGCGGCCTCGTCCACCTCGAGCAGCTTCATGTCTTCACCCCCAATGATGGAGATGATGACACCCTTGGCGCCCTGCATGGATACGCCATCAAGCAGCGGATTGGCGATGGCCCGTTCAGCAGCTTCGAGGGCGCGGTTGTCGCCATCGCCTTCGCCGGTGCCCATCATTGCCTTGCCCATTTCACCCATGACAGAACGCACGTCGGCAAAATCGAGATTGATGAGGCCCGGCATTACCATCAGATCGGTAATCGAACGGACGCCCTGTTGCAGGACTTCGTCCGCCAGCAGGAATGCTTCCTTGAAAGTGGTATCGGCCTTGGCCACCAGAAACAAATTCTGGTTGGGGATCACGATCAGCGTATCGACGTTCTTTTGCAGCTCGTCGATGCCGTTTTCGGCAGAGCGCATGCGCCGCGTGCCTTCGAACAGGAATGGCTTTGTCACCACGCCCACGGTCAGGATACCCTTGTCACGGGCGACCTTGGCGATGACGGGCGCAGCGCCCGTTCCGGTGCCACCGCCCATGCCAGCTGCAATGAAGACCATGTTCACGCCTTCCAGCGCGCGTTCGATATCTTCTGTGGTTTCTTCAGCTGCCGCGCGGCCAACTTCGGGTCGCGAGCCTGCACCAAGGCCCTGTGTAATATCAGGGCCAAGCTGGATGCGATGTTCTGCCGTAGCGGTGTTGAGCGCCTGCGCATCGGTATTGGCGACGATGAAATCGACACCTTCGATCTCGGATTCGATCATGTTTGCAATGGCGTTGCCGCCCGCGCCGCCCACGCCGATAACAGTGATGCGCGGGCGCAATTCTTCCACGGAAGGCGGGCCGATATTAATACTCATTGTAGTGTTCTCCCGGGGAGAGCTTGCAGTTCATTCGATGGCCACCTTGCCACAAAGCGAATCGCGGGGTGAATAGGCTTACAATAGTTTCCACAGATGAAGTGACGATCAAAAATATTCCTTCATCGCGGTCCAGACGCGCAACAGCGTTGCAACAGGACCAAAAGAGGTCGTGTGGGTGAAGCGCGATCCGACCGAGCGGATATCGATCGGGTCTTCTGCGGCATAAAGCACCAGCCCCGCCAAGGTGGCAAAACCGGGAGCAGAATGGGCTTCTGGCAGGCCCTTGAGCGCCAATGGCTTGCCAATGCGGACCGGCACACCAAGGGTGCTCTGCGCATAATCGGCAAGACCCGCCAATTCCGCGCCGCCACCGGTAACCACAACTTGCCGCGCGCGTGAACCCGGCTTGCCGCCGGCAAAGCCCATCGCTTCAAGAGCCTTGCCCACTTCACGCATCATCAAATCCAGTTCGCCAGTAATCACGCCGATCAATTCGGCACGCGGCACCTGGTTCCGGTCATCCGCCCCGCGCGCCACAGGCCCGCGCCCTTCTTCGCCCGGCGCGGTAACGGGGATCATTTCACGGTGATCCGTCGGGCTGGAAATGGCTGAACCATTGACGCATTTGAGCCTTTCAGCCTGGAACCGGCGAATGGAAAAGGCAGAGGCAATCGCATCGGTAATGTCATTGGAACCGCGCGCAATCGCGGTCAGTCCGACAAGCATCCCGCCAGCATAGACCGAGACATTGGTGACTTCGCCGCCAAATTCCACCATCGCCACGCCCAGATCGCGTTCCTCTGCCGTAAGGCAGGCAAAACCTGCAGCCAGCGGAGATGCCACGACACCCTCGACATCGAAATGGGCGTTTTGCACCGCTTCTGTAACATTGCGCACCGGGGCGCCGTCAGCCAGCATAACGTGGATATCGACACCCAGCCGCTCGGCATGAAGGCCTTTGGGATTGGCCACGCCATGCGCGCCATCAAGAAAATAGCAGGCGGGTTGTGCATGCAGGACAGAGCGGCCGTCAGGTTCCAGCGCATCGCGCGCCGCAAGCAGCAGCGCCTCGATATCCTCGTCCTCTATCCGACGCCCCCCAATAGAAATTTCGACAGGACGGATTTCGCTCGTCAGTCCAGCGCCCGAACATCCGATCCAGACGTTTTCCACGGTCATGCCAGCAAATTTTTCTGCGCGGTCCAGCGCATCGTGCACCGCGTGGGTGGCTGCCGCCATATCAACCACGAAGCCGCGCGATATGCCTTGGCTGGCGCGATGACTGCTACCGATAACCTGAACTTCGCCGTTTTCCATCAATGCAGCGATCATCGCCGACACGCGAAACGATCCGATATTCACCGCACCAATATGGCGCACCACATGTTCCTGCCCCGCCATCAGCTGTCTTCCCCCAATGCCAATTCCTGCTGCTGCGCACGGCCCGGCACATTCATATACATGCGCGGCGCATTGCGCATATCGAATGACACTGCCTGCCCACCGATCAGACGATGGACGCCATCCGCCTGCGCAAAGCTGATGAGCGCAGCAGCCGATCTTTCCTTGCCTTCGGGCAGCGCCAACCGCTGATCGGTCACGAATGTGAGGTTCCAGCGCCGGTTGCCGACCCATTCTGCGGCCTTCACCTGCGCCTGCAAGGCGGGTACGGCATCAAGCAGAGAGGTTAAATCTTCTACACGGTCCTGTACGCCCGGCCCTTCGATCAGCAAATAATCTTCTGCTCCATCGCGGCCGATCGGTTCCAGTTCAACGCCTGTAGGATCAATCAGCATCAGCCTGTCTGGACGGCGCAATACGGCGTGCGGTTCTCGCTCTATGATATCAACGATCAGCGTGGATGGCAGCTGGCGGGACACGCGGGCATCCTTCACCCAGGGCTGCAACAGCAGTTCTTCGCGCAGCCCATCCAGATCAACGCGGGTCATTGCCAGATCGTGCTGGCCGAAAGCGCGTTCGTAAACGGTCATTTCATTCATGCGCTGCGTGCCTGTCACCTGCACGTTGGCAACTTGGAAACCGGCATTGGATGCGATTTGTGCAAACCGGTCAGATGCCATAGCGGTCGCACCGGTTATGCTGGCGATAAACAACGCCAATGCCACGCCTGCTGCCAGGATCAGGAAGGTAAAGGCCTTGTGCAATTGATCTTCGGTGAAAGGCAGCATGCCAAGGACGCGCCAGATCAGCGATTGTCCCTTGTTACGCGCCGATTGGACGCGCCTGCTGTTACCCTGCGCGCGGGCCTGCCGCCGCACACCCTTGGTCTTGCGGGTGACGGTGCGCGCCATCAGACTGCCCCCGATCCGCTAGGCAGCTTGCCAAAGTGATGCAGCGCCTCTTCCACGATCAGTTCGCACAAATCGGGATAGGCGATATCGCAATAGCGCGCCTGTTCGGGCACCAGGCTAAGCGGGGTCATGCCCGGCTGGGTGTTGGTTTCAAGCACGAACAAGCCATCCTCGCCGCGCTCGTCATCCCAGCGGAAATCTGTCCGGCTAGTGCCGCGACAGCCCAGTGTGCGATGTGCATCTTCGGCATAGCGGCGGCACAATGCGGCAATGTTTTCAGGAATCTCGGCGGGAAAGACGTGCGTGGTCTGCCCTTCGGTATATTTATGTTCAAAATCGTAAAAACCTGACGCGATGATCAGTTCTGTCACACCCAGCGCGCGGGCCTTGCCGCCTTCATCAATGA
This window harbors:
- the obgE gene encoding GTPase ObgE, whose protein sequence is MHFLDQAKIYLKSGGGGPGAVSFRREKYIEYGGPDGGNGGKGGDIVMVAVPGLNTLIDFRYTQHFKAKRGGHGMGKDRYGAGADDLIIEVPVGTQVLSEDKEEIIADFTQVGQRIVLLEGGMGGRGNASYKSSTNRAPRQHQPGIAGEELWVWLRLKLLADAGLVGLPNAGKSTFINAVTNTRAKVGAYAFTTLIPKLGVVNHKGREFVLADIPGLIEGAADGAGIGDRFLGHIERCRVLVHLIDINGEDPTEAMRVVDAELEAYGAALEEKPRLVALNKVDLADAELAQAFGEELKKAGADEVYPISGATGEGIEALLDAVLGYLPHRTMTEQPGADLDDIENGPADTGDAEDRPWSPI
- a CDS encoding Bax inhibitor-1/YccA family protein, whose translation is MANWNDNRTSQSGLGVSPSQTGDVAGRTTFDAGLRKHMLSIYNYMASGILLTGIVALLTARSGLAIQFAQGPMMWLVALSPLAIVFAMSFGRDKFSTTTLQGLFWGFAVLMGLSLSTIFLVYTGGSIAATFFATSGAFAGLSLFGYTTQKDLSGWGSFLIMGVIGLIIASVINMFLQSEALMWAVSFIGVLVFAGLTAYDTQRLKKEYMMIQQMKMTNPTMAAAFPMGKMVVMGALSLYLDFINMFLFLLRFMGAARE
- the proC gene encoding pyrroline-5-carboxylate reductase; the encoded protein is MTYESILIVGCGNMAGAMLEGWLAAGLPKARFTVVTPTRESVPGDVELLREVPEGRHFDAVLLGFKPYMLGDIAPILQGVAGADTVVLSVLAGVQLDTLRERFSQARAVVRVMPNLACALGKSPVALAESGLDEAGRDALYAFIEHLGTPAWVGEDRFDLVTALAGSGPAFVYRFIDALGAAAVRLGLSEDQARELAVAMTEGAATLAARSEHTPGRLADMVASPGGVTRKGMDVLDEDEALTQLMTKTLRAARDRSAEMAKEARD
- a CDS encoding YbjN domain-containing protein; amino-acid sequence: MNTDRAMLEQADDAAPVEMLAALFEARGWAYQHVSEDEVSVEIPGSWTTYQLRAIWRREDHVLQLLCLPEVRVGDDKRTTAYELLAMINEQLWLGHFDIWTQGGMLLYRHGLMLGDDGMLSIDMAQLAIESAVSECDRFYPAFQFLLWGDKGPREALDAALVDAVGEA
- a CDS encoding tetratricopeptide repeat protein, with the protein product MNWSRLPVRIASAPFAAVALAALVVPFHHMPVSAQEVVQQLPNPASEDLSGALRRLSRNPDNLRALVDAGIASLELGDVDAALAFLRRAQNRDPEDGRMLAALARVAVLRGEGVAAVQLFDNADAAGASLSAVTADRALAYDLVGDNARAQRLYRQALAREADDAVTQRLALSYAISGDAAASETTLLPLLQRQDRSAYRSRAFALAILGREEEAVAIAETMLPARISGRLAPYLRYMPRLTSAQQAAAANLGRFPAASQIGQDSAEITALAQADAADAVQPVSGSAARRGASSAAASDRLTPRGPPLGRTDSLAQASTGELPPAQTPANVSPEPEARPSFSVAEPEPVQQAVAKQVVQQVASTPPPQQAAQPTLTTTAATEPASAQPAPTQASPIVQQITLAQEFADFVLPGDGLPVAASAGAVDVTTIEPARPEPVPAPPPPPPAHPSRHWVQIATGQDISAFRFDWRRIVRNAEGLLDDREAYTAPWNQTNRLVTGPFDSQSAAQDFVTQLAEKGVSAFRFTSSAGEEVREID
- the ftsZ gene encoding cell division protein FtsZ: MSINIGPPSVEELRPRITVIGVGGAGGNAIANMIESEIEGVDFIVANTDAQALNTATAEHRIQLGPDITQGLGAGSRPEVGRAAAEETTEDIERALEGVNMVFIAAGMGGGTGTGAAPVIAKVARDKGILTVGVVTKPFLFEGTRRMRSAENGIDELQKNVDTLIVIPNQNLFLVAKADTTFKEAFLLADEVLQQGVRSITDLMVMPGLINLDFADVRSVMGEMGKAMMGTGEGDGDNRALEAAERAIANPLLDGVSMQGAKGVIISIIGGEDMKLLEVDEAANHIRELVDPEANIIWGSAFNPDLDGKIRVSVVATGIDQSAEYPSETSRPLDLSSARGPSRPAIPIPAEDDLSNDDADDDSLDLGTMEEVGDEGEPDFSGGEGNQHEDSLTEASDDSGFGRQSDDGYAPGNAEDSSDGTFNLTADAEANDESTSGAGEQTEIDPDDGNDELLLDASRVEEPEDIVEPGTGGRRARMLGAASSRDEGDGDGDGDAGEAAGSAEAAPAPAAAPSSGSTLFERMANLSRQGKGSDGDSDEDDDDDDDGGAMRMPRFLGRQNNQ
- the ftsA gene encoding cell division protein FtsA is translated as MAGQEHVVRHIGAVNIGSFRVSAMIAALMENGEVQVIGSSHRASQGISRGFVVDMAAATHAVHDALDRAEKFAGMTVENVWIGCSGAGLTSEIRPVEISIGGRRIEDEDIEALLLAARDALEPDGRSVLHAQPACYFLDGAHGVANPKGLHAERLGVDIHVMLADGAPVRNVTEAVQNAHFDVEGVVASPLAAGFACLTAEERDLGVAMVEFGGEVTNVSVYAGGMLVGLTAIARGSNDITDAIASAFSIRRFQAERLKCVNGSAISSPTDHREMIPVTAPGEEGRGPVARGADDRNQVPRAELIGVITGELDLMMREVGKALEAMGFAGGKPGSRARQVVVTGGGAELAGLADYAQSTLGVPVRIGKPLALKGLPEAHSAPGFATLAGLVLYAAEDPIDIRSVGSRFTHTTSFGPVATLLRVWTAMKEYF
- a CDS encoding cell division protein FtsQ/DivIB, yielding MARTVTRKTKGVRRQARAQGNSRRVQSARNKGQSLIWRVLGMLPFTEDQLHKAFTFLILAAGVALALFIASITGATAMASDRFAQIASNAGFQVANVQVTGTQRMNEMTVYERAFGQHDLAMTRVDLDGLREELLLQPWVKDARVSRQLPSTLIVDIIEREPHAVLRRPDRLMLIDPTGVELEPIGRDGAEDYLLIEGPGVQDRVEDLTSLLDAVPALQAQVKAAEWVGNRRWNLTFVTDQRLALPEGKERSAAALISFAQADGVHRLIGGQAVSFDMRNAPRMYMNVPGRAQQQELALGEDS